In Apium graveolens cultivar Ventura chromosome 10, ASM990537v1, whole genome shotgun sequence, the following are encoded in one genomic region:
- the LOC141690795 gene encoding uncharacterized protein LOC141690795 has translation MTSDRSWVGHNRYNDLKYLTEEYKNGVDDFIKFACDHLDPRDGGLIRCPCNDCVNKYFKDPSAVKVDLYLNGIMEWYTRWDLHGERDMPRGDTNTSSHNIHYNDEDMYDARDMLRDFADANRHFENFVEEPNTKAKEFYEMVENASEPIYPNNPNFTTLSFVNKLLHWKHKHNCTNSGFDELIHLIGSVLPVDHKLPRNYYDVRKMIRGLHMEYEKIDACENDCMLFYKENRNKTHCDICTTSRYKEQKDPKKNKIPRKILRYFPLTQRLQRLFMNKKTAEDMRWHHNRVKVDGQLCHPADGDEWKQFDRRFPNFSKEIRNVRLGLSSDGFDPFRDSHAREYTVWPVVVVVYNLPPSMCTKAPYMFMPLLIPGPNDPTKDLHVYLQPLIDELKILWRTGAETYDRFSCTNFMMKAALMWTISDFPALGMLSGWSTKGKLACHICMGQVKANQLKHGGKPSFYGTARYFLEPDDPLRRFTKFGRTEAHSVTYRYPGSLVRSLCEDMQFPPSGKTSWRKPRDYGMTHNWTHFSPFFELPYWETLTLRHNIDVMHTEKNVFENIFFTMIGDTKKTKDNRKAREDCKELGVHRELWIQDDGTMPNAPYVLSRDQLLKLFRWIYTLQLPDGYASNISRCVNFETKSIHGMKSHDCHIFMQKLLPMICRDLLPRHVADVLIELSNFFQDLCSSTLKYGDLEKMEKDIARIMSKLDVMYTPSFFDPMEHLPLHLATECKLGGPCNFRWMYFVERYLHILKLKVRNKARVEGSIAERYIEEEGVHFCSLYFDSKIATMHNRLRRNEAPRQSHDPNLLEVYTYPTLPGLRNRDRILSDDEHRLVTYYVLINSPEVGKYLRLVQKQYPHYNDAEKDQFQKDNFLDWFERRVQDDGELKDKFIDLIRGPIYKVESYKTCKCNGYKFACANSNELTSSNSGVVVIGTSYKESHGNNYGRLQEVLKLRYRNGHEIVVFKCHWFDHTRHVKIDRNRMITVDVKSKLNAEDVFVLASQAHQVYYAPNIANPKSSWYTILTTKSRQVDESVTSREENIFNDDAFQNEESNASSSHVERVVVDDPINFFIDLTMFENNHFVDDYEEEQNARNKENQNEDMNIDDGSDNDDLT, from the exons ATGACATCTGATCGTAGTTGGGTTGGTCATAATCGGTACAACGATTTGAAGTATTTAACAGAAGAGTACAAAAATGGCGTGGATGATTTTATTAAATTTGCATGTGATCATCTTGATCCTAGAGATGGAGGGCTAATAAGATGTCCATGTAACGATTGTGTAAATAAGTACTTCAAGGATCCTAGTGCGGTGAAAGTTGATTTATACCTTAATGGTATTATGGAATGGTATACTAGATGGGATTTGCATGGGGAAAGGGATATGCCTCGAGGTGATACCAATACAAGTTCTCATAATATTCATTATAATGATGAGGATATGTATGATGCTCGTGATATGCTAAGAGATTTTGCAGATGCAAATcgacattttgagaattttgtgGAAGAACCAAATACAAAAGCAAAAGAATTTTACGAGATGGTGGAGAATGCTTCTGAGCCAATATATCCAAACAATCCGAATTTCACAACATTGTCATTTGTTAACAAGCTACTTCATTGGAAACACAAGCATAATTGTACTAATAGTGGCTTTGATGAGTTGATTCACCTTATTGGATCGGTATTGCCCGTTGATCATAAATTGCCTCGGAACTACTATGACGTGCGAAAGATGATAAGAGGATTGCATATGgaatatgaaaaaattgatgCTTGCGAGAATGATTGCATGTTATTTTACAAAGAAAATAGAAACAAGACACATTGTGATATATGCACTACAAGTCGATACAAGGAGCAAAAGGATCCAAAGAAAAATAAAATCCCACGAAAGATCTTGCGATACTTTCCTCTTACCCAAAGGTTGCAGCGTTTATTCATGAATAAGAAGACTGCAGAAGATATGAGGTGGCACCACAATAGGGTCAAAGTTGATGGTCAATTATGTCATCCGGCGGATGGAGATGAGTGGAAACAATTTGATCGTAGATTTCCAAACTTTTCAAAAGAGATTCGGAATGTCAGACTTGGCCTCTCTAGTGATGGATTTGACCCTTTCCGTGATTCACACGCTAGGGAATATACTGTTTGGCctgtggttgtagtagtttacAACCTTCCTCCATCTATGTGCACGAAAGCTCCCTACATGTTTATGCCTCTTCTGATTCCTGGGCCGAATGATCCAACAAAAGATCTTCATGTTTACCTCCAACCATTGATTGATGAATTGAAAATATTATGGCGCACCGGAGCAGAAACTTATGATAGGTTTTCTTGTACAAATTTTATGATGAAGGCGGCATTAATGTGGACAATCAGTGACTTTCCTGCACTTGGAATGCTTAGTGGGTGGTCCACAAAGGGGAAGTTGGCATGTCATATTTGTATGGGACAAGTAAAAGCCAATCAACTAAAGCATGGTGGTAAGCCTAGTTTTTATGGAACTGCTCGATATTTCTTAGAACCGGATGACCCGTTGAGAAGGTTTACAAAGTTTGGAAGAACTGAAGCACATTCAGTTACATATCGTTATCCAGGATCACTAGTAAGGAGTCTTTGTGAGGATATGCAGTTTCCTCCTTCAGGAAAGACATCTTGGAGAAAACCGAGGGACTATGGTATGACACATAATTGGACTCACTTTTCTCCATTTTTTGAGCTTCCATATTGGGAGACACTCACTCTTCGTCACAACATTGATGTCATGCATACcgaaaaaaatgtttttgagaaCATATTTTTTACAATGATTGGTGACACTAAGAAAACGAAAGACAATAGAAAAGCAAGAGAAGATTGTAAAGAACTAGGTGTGCATCGTGAATTGTGGATTCAAGATGATGGTACAATGCCAAATGCCCCATATGTGCTTTCCAGGGATCAACTTCTTAAGTTGTTTAGATGGATTTACACACTTCAGCTTCCTGATGGGTACGCCTCTAATATATCCAGGTGTGTTAATTTCGAAACAAAATCTATTCACGGAATGAAGTCGCATGATTGTCATATTTTTATGCAAAAATTGTTGCCTATGATTTGTCGTGACTTACTACCTAGGCATGTAGCGGATGTTCTTATTGAGTTATCTAACTTCTTCCAAGATTTATGTTCTTCAACTCTAAAGTACGGTGATTTGGAAAAAATGGAGAAGGACATAGCGAGAATCATGTCAAAACTTGATGTCATGTACACTCCAAGTTTTTTTGATCCGATGGAGCATTTGCCACTACATTTGGCTACAGAGTGTAAATTGGGTGGCCCGTGTAATTTTCGATGGATGTATTTTGTTGAAAGATATTTGCACATTTTGAAGTTGAAAGTTAGAAACAAAGCTCGAGTCGAGGGTTCAATAGCCGAACGATATATTGAGGAGGAGGGTGTACACTTTTGCTCATTATACTTTGATTCTAAAATTGCAACCATGCATAATCGACTTCGTCGAAATGAGGCACCCCGACAATCTCATGATCCCAATTTGTTGGAAGTTTACACATATCCAACGCTACCCGGTCTACGGAATAGAGATAGAATCTTGAGTGATGATGAACATAGACTTGTAACGTACTATGTTCTTATCAACTCACCCGAGGTTGGAAAATATTTGCG GTTGGTGCAAAAACAATACCCGCACTACAATGATGCCGAAAAAGATCAATTTCAAAAAGATAATTTTTTGGATTGGTTCGAAAGAAGg GTACAAGATGATGGAGAGCTCAAGGAcaaatttatagatttaataagaGGTCCTATTTATAAAGTTGAATCTTATAAAACATGCAAGTGCAATGGTTATAAATTTGCTTGTGCAAATTCTAATGAGCTCACATCATCAAATTCCGGTGTAGTTGTAATTG GGACTTCTTACAAAGAAAGTCATGGAAATAATTACGGGAGACTACAAGAAGTTCTAAAGCTTCGATATCGCAATGGGCATGAAATTGTCGTCTTCAAATGTCATTGGTTTGATCATACAAGACATGTCAAAATTGATAGAAATCGGATGATAACCGTAGATGTTAAATCGAAGCTAAATGCCGAAGATGTGTTTGTGTTGGCTAGCCAAGCTCATCAAGTATATTATGCACCAAATATTGCAAATCCAAAGTCATCATGGTATACTATCCTAACAACAAAGAGCCGACAAGTCGATGAAAGCGTGACATCTAGAGaagaaaatatattcaatgatgaTGCTTTTCAAAATGAAGAATCAAATGCTTCATCTTCACATGTGGAAAGAGTGGTCGTTGATGATCcgataaatttctttattgactTGACAATGTTTGAAAATAATCATTTCGTGGATGACTATGAAGAAGAACAAAATGCGAGAAATAAAGAAAatcaaaatgaagacatgaacaTTGATGATGGAAGTGATAACGATGATTTGACATAG
- the LOC141690796 gene encoding uncharacterized protein LOC141690796, whose amino-acid sequence MALGSSSSWNGGSRGGRGGRGRGGRGRGGGGQGRGGQGRGGKGRGTGRGNGSGTENEGDREEGGDNDDNDEENGDEGQESRIVPHITFQRAKRSCCVGDYNKRPATDADRQIVHFIEGRNIKEAKKKKTLSYIIKVNWDEYTHQSKGAEREAFYDRCIKEFKPSLSGEDQAERDANDARNGGSTTATRRSFRPHYFSPRTWDSLNEYWDSDLFKKRSIKSKNARAQLEHQHYSGAMPFDERRERLEEEKQAPISDMEFMDHVYHFDNPATIKLKEDMERVRASQSIPEEMTLDPPPSPASLKKIHRKNELSLTILARPPKKGISVLHPRHPVAEIIGGYKAAELTSFQSTQNSRSSSQPISDDNLDLIVRVSGEIHLMVHSLEMTEVPRALLNDRMQSLATAAFPNRDDPKQQELWTEYMRLGTAFVVDAMALNKKVILEGTRIEKAPLYDNHFQDNDEDDEDQDAENYSLH is encoded by the exons ATGGCGTTGGGGTCTAGTAGCAGCTGGAATGGTGGTAGTAGAGGGGGAAGAGGTGGACGGGGAAGAGGTGGACGCGGAAGAGGGGGAGGTGGACAGGGAAGAGGTGGACAGGGAAGGGGTGGAAAGGGAAGGGGTACTGGTAGAGGGAATGGCAGTGGAACGGAAAATGAAGGAGATAGGGAGGAAGGTGGCGATAATGATGACAATGATGAGGAGAATGGTGATGAAGGACAGGAAAGTCGTATTGTACCGCATATAACATTCCAGAGAGCTAAACGTAGCTGCTGTGTTGGTGACTACAATAAGAGACCTGCCACAGATGCGGATAGGCAGATTGTCCATTTTATCGAAGGAAGAAA TATCAAGGAGGCTAAGAAAAAAAAGACCTTGAGCTACATAATTAAAGTAAATTGGGATGAATATACACATCAATCAAAGGGAGCAGAACGTGAAGCCTTCTATGACCGTTGTATTAAGGAATTTAAG CCTTCCCTATCAGGAGAAGACCAGGCAGAGCGGGATGCTAATGACGCGAGAAATGGAGGATCGACCACGGCTACTCGACGTTCTTTCAGACCACATTACTTCAGCCCGCGGACTTGGGACAGCCTCAATGAGTACTGGGATTCTGACCTGTTTAAGAAGAGGTCTATCAAATCCAAGAATGCTCGAGCACAGCTGGAACATCAACATTATAGCGGGGCAATGCCTTTTGACGAGAGACGTGAG AGGCTTGAAGAGGAAAAACAAGCACCTATTTCTGATATGGAGTTTATGGACCACGTATACCACTTTGATAATCCGGCTACTATAAAGTTGAAG GAAGATATGGAAAGGGTGCGGGCTTCACAATCCATACCGGAAGAGATGACTTTGGATCCACCTCCATCACCAGCTAGTTTGAAGAAGATACATCGGAAAAATGAATTGAGCCTAACAATCCTAGCGAGGCCCCCGAAAAAGGGAATATCTGTCCTTCATCCTCGACATCCGGTAGCTGAAATTATAGGAGGCTACAAGGCAGCGGAACTGACTAGCTTCCAAAGTACACAGAATTCTCGTTCCTCTTCCCAGCCAATTTCTGATGATAATCTGGATTTGATAGTCAGGGTTTCTGGTGAGATACACCTAATGGTTCATTCCCTGGAGATGACGGAGGTGCCACGTGCATTACTAAATGATCGAATGCAAAGCTTGGCCACTGCAGCATTCCCGAACCGAGATGACCCGAAGCAGCAGGAGTTATGGACTGAATATATGCGGCTTGGGACGGCCTTTGTTGTTGATGCCATGGCATTGAACAAAAAAGTCATTTTGGAG GGTACTAGAATTGAAAAGGCTCCTTTGTATGACAACCACTTCCAAGACAACGATGAAGATGATGAAGATCAAGATGCTGAGAATTACTCCCTCCATTAG